The Candidatus Koribacter versatilis Ellin345 genome has a segment encoding these proteins:
- a CDS encoding class I SAM-dependent methyltransferase translates to MSEGKHGHMLPMGLFGVIAAIGLMVFVPRLHAISRVMVWFAGFHVLGAAVLGASVYVLGGNRLARTLRRARHDEYQFGWEPAWMLGPWIAASTLLGCAIVLEIAVPRIWGLALLATLQAAGFFAGGLIARTTASYDSAVLPMVDLRLGEESVVLDAGCGSGRTVLALNRAFPQARIVALDRFDSGYIEGGGRDLLERNLELAGIRQRVEIRKGDITHVPFEDGDFDAVVSAHAMDHLGDATMPGLREVRRVLKPDGHFLLAVWIPGWTMFAVASVLSFHLAGKKKWRTRVCEAGFKIADEGMFNGYYFLVLGRTEPLD, encoded by the coding sequence ATGAGCGAGGGGAAACATGGCCACATGCTGCCAATGGGACTGTTTGGAGTGATAGCCGCAATCGGGTTGATGGTGTTCGTGCCGCGGCTGCACGCAATTTCCAGGGTGATGGTGTGGTTCGCTGGATTTCACGTGCTCGGCGCAGCCGTGCTGGGAGCATCTGTGTATGTGCTCGGCGGCAACCGCCTTGCCAGGACGCTGCGGCGAGCACGCCACGATGAGTATCAGTTCGGATGGGAGCCTGCCTGGATGCTGGGACCGTGGATTGCGGCTTCAACGTTACTTGGCTGCGCGATCGTGCTGGAAATTGCGGTACCGCGCATTTGGGGGTTGGCGTTACTTGCCACGCTCCAGGCGGCGGGTTTCTTTGCCGGCGGATTGATCGCGCGCACCACCGCAAGTTACGACAGCGCGGTACTGCCAATGGTGGATCTTCGGCTGGGGGAAGAGAGCGTGGTGCTCGATGCCGGGTGCGGATCCGGACGGACGGTGCTGGCGCTAAACCGCGCGTTCCCACAAGCACGAATTGTCGCTCTCGATCGCTTCGATTCCGGTTACATCGAGGGTGGAGGACGCGACTTGCTGGAGCGAAACCTGGAACTGGCGGGGATTCGGCAGCGGGTTGAGATTCGCAAGGGCGATATCACCCATGTTCCCTTCGAAGACGGTGACTTCGACGCCGTCGTCAGCGCACATGCGATGGACCACTTGGGCGACGCGACGATGCCAGGCCTTCGCGAAGTGCGACGTGTGTTGAAGCCGGACGGTCATTTTCTGCTGGCCGTCTGGATACCGGGCTGGACGATGTTCGCGGTCGCGAGCGTGCTTTCATTCCATCTTGCCGGCAAGAAGAAATGGCGAACGCGAGTCTGCGAAGCTGGATTCAAGATTGCGGATGAAGGCATGTTCAACGGCTACTACTTCCTCGTGCTTGGGCGGACAGAACCGCTGGATTAG